A window of the Chionomys nivalis chromosome 25, mChiNiv1.1, whole genome shotgun sequence genome harbors these coding sequences:
- the LOC130866194 gene encoding olfactory receptor 10A7 — translation MTCENHTRITEFVLLGFTNNPDMQVFLFVLFLAIYSVTLLGNFLIITVTSVDHALQTPMYFFLRNLSLLEVCFTLVMVPKMLVDLVSTRKVISFVGCGTQMYFFFFFGSSECFLLSMMAYDRFVAICNPLHYSVIMKRSLCWCMAIGSWMSGVPVSMLQTAWMMALPFCGPNSVDHFFCDGPPVLKLVSEDTSTYEMQALASTLLFIMFPFSLILVSYTRIIGTILKMPSATGRQKAFSTCSSHLIVVSLFYGTASLTYLRPKSNQSPESKKLVSLSYTVITPMLNPIIYSLRNSEVKGAVKRTINRKVMKKLDAL, via the coding sequence ATGACTTGTGAAAATCATACCAGAATCACTGAATTTGTTCTTCTGGGATTTACAAACAACCCTGATATGCAGGTcttcctctttgttttatttctggcCATCTATTCAGTTACCTTGCTGGGAAATTTTCTCATTATCACAGTTACCAGTGTGGACCATGCTCTTCAAACACCCATGTATTTCTTTCTGCGAAACCTATCATTGCTTGAAGTTTGTTTCACTCTGGTCATGGTGCCAAAGATGCTAGTAGACCTAGTGTCAACAAGAAAAGTCATCTCTTTCGTTGGCTGTGGCACCCAGAtgtactttttcttcttctttggtaGCTCTGAATGTTTTCTCCTCTCTATGATGGCATACGATCGCTTTGTAGCCATCTGTAACCCTCTCCATTATTCTGTCATAATGAAGAGGTCCCTGTGCTGGTGTATGGCCATAGGTTCTTGGATGTCTGGTGTTCCTGTGTCCATGCTACAGACAGCTTGGATGATGGCTCTTCCTTTCTGTGGGCCCAATTCAGTAGACCATTTTTTTTGTGATGGTCCTCCTGTTTTAAAATTAGTTAGTGAAGATACAAGTACATACGAAATGCAAGCACTTGCATCCACTCTTCTCTTTATCATGTTTCCGTTTTCTCTCATTTTGGTCTCTTATACCCGCATTATTGGGACCATTTTGAAGATGCCATCCGCTACTGGTCGACAGAAGGCGTTTTCTACTTGTTCATCACACCTTATTGTGGTGTCCCTCTTCTATGGGACAGCCAGTTTGACTTATCTAAGGCCCAAATCTAACCAGTCACCTGAGAGCAAGAAACTTGTGTCTTTGTCTTACACGGTCATTACACCTATGTTAAACCCCATCATTTACAGCCTAAGGAACAGCGAAGTGAAAGGAGCAGTCAAGAGAACTATCAATCGAAAGGTCATGAAGAAGTTGGATGCCTTGTAA
- the LOC130866665 gene encoding olfactory receptor 10C1-like — MSDSELMKNGSLSLCTEFTLVAFSSLAELQLALFFVFLVIYLFTVGGNLLIICVIWATPSLHTPMYFFLVNLSFLEMCYISSVVPQMLVHLLVKSKTISVGCCAAQMYVFTILGLTECCLLAAMAYDRVVAICYPLHYTLRMGPSVCLKLAGASWMTGTVVESVQTTWIFTLPFCGAGNIQYFFCDIMPVVKLACVDTSQNEIVLFIVSLIFIMSPCLFILCSYVRILLTILRMPSAAGRHKAFSTCSSHILVVSLFYGTALFTYLQPKSSHTPDTDKATALMYTVVTPALNPVIYTLRNKEVKEAFRKGTQRKFLRQVD, encoded by the coding sequence ATGTCTGACTCTGAGCTGATGAAGAATGGAAGCCTATCTCTCTGCACTGAATTCACATTGGTGGCCTTTTCTTCTCTAGCAGAGCTGCAGCTTGCCCTCTTCTTTGTGTTCTTGGTTATCTATTTGTTTACTGTAGGAGGCAATCTCCTCATCATCTGTGTGATCTGGGCCACCCCTTCCCTgcacactcccatgtacttcttcctggtCAACCTCTCCTTTCTGGAAATGTGCTACATCAGCAGTGTGGTGCCTCAGATGCTGGTGCATCTCCTCGTGAAGTCCAAGACCATAAGTGTGGGATGCTGTGCAGCGCAGATGTACGTATTCACCATCTTGGGACTGACAGAATGCTGCCTGCTGGCAGCCATGGCTTATGATCGCGTTGTGGCCATTTGTTACCCCCTCCATTACACTCTGCGGATGGGCCCTTCTGTCTGCTTGAAGTTGGCTGGGGCGTCTTGGATGACTGGAACAGTGGTGGAGTCAGTACAGACCACATGGATCTTCACTCTGCCTTTCTGTGGAGCAGGAAACATTCAGTACTTCTTTTGTGACATCATGCCCGTGGTGAAACTGGCATGTGTGGATACCTCCCAGAATGAAATTGTGCTATTTATTGTTTCCCTGATCTTCATCATGAGTCCCTGTCTCTTCATTCTGTGTTCCTATGTGCGCATTCTTCTGACCATCTTGAGAATGCCTTCAGCAGCTGGCAGACACAAAGCTTTCTCCACCTGTTCGTCTCACATCTTAGTCGTTTCTCTTTTCTATGGCACTGCCTTGTTCACTTACCTCCAACCCAAGAGTTCACACACCCCAGACACTGACAAAGCTACTGCTCTTATGTACACTGTGGTCACCCCTGCCCTGAATCCTGTTATCTACACTTTGAggaacaaggaagtgaaagaagcTTTTCGAAAGGGAACACAGAGGAAGTTTCTTAGACAAGTGGACTAG
- the LOC130866365 gene encoding olfactory receptor 6C74-like has product MKNHTKVTVFILAGLTDDPLWKVVLFIFLLLTYLLSITGNLIIITLTLVDAHLKTPMYFFLRNFSFLEISYTTTCIPKLLATMATGDKSILYSSCAIQLFFAFLLGASEFFLLAAMSYDRYVAICKPLHYMTIMNNKVCVQLVLSCWFSGFVIIFPPLLLGLNLDFCASNIVDHFYCDTTPLMQLSCTDTQLLEKLGFVSALVTLLLTLVMVIISYTYIAMTILKIPSTSQRKKAFSTCFSHMIVISLSYGSCIFMYVKPSVKQRVSISKGISVLNTSVAPLLNPFIYTLRNQQVKTAFVNTIHRIASFSKK; this is encoded by the coding sequence ATGAAGAACCACACAAAAGTGACAGTTTTCATTCTAGCTGGTTTGACTGATGACCCGCTGTGGAAAGTTGTCTTATTTATCTTCCTGCTTCTTACCTATCTGCTCAGCATCACTGGCAATCTGATCATCATCACACTCACCCTGGTGGATGCTCACCTGAAGACCCCCATGTATTTTTTCCTTCGGAACTTTTCCTTCTTAGAGATTTCCTACACTACTACATGCATCCCCAAATTGCTTGCTACTATGGCAACTGGGGACAAAAGCATTTTGTATAGCAGTTGTGCCATTCAGCTGTTTTTTGCTTTCTTACTTGGAGCATCAGAATTTTTCTTGCTGGCAGCCATGTCCTATGACCGCTACGTGGCCATCTGCAAGCCCCTGCACTACATGACCATCATGAACAATAAAGTCTGTGTACAGTTGGTCCTCAGTTGCTGGTTTTCTGGCTTCGTTATCATCTTTCCACCACTCCTGTTAGGCTTGAATCTTGACTTCTGTGCTTCCAACATTGTTGATCATTTCTACTGTGACACCACCCCACTCATGCAGCTTTCCTGCACAGACACGCAGCTCCTGGAGAAATTGGGTTTTGTCTCGGCTTTGGTGACACTCTTACTCACGTTGGTAATGGTGATAATTTCCTACACTTACATAGCCATGACGATTCTAAAAATCCCTTCAACCAGCCAGAGGAAGAAGGCTTTCTCTACGTGCTTTTCTCACATGATTGTGATATCCCTCTCGTATGGCAGCTGCATCTTCATGTATGTTAAACCATCAGTCAAGCAGAGAGTATCTATTTCCAAGGGAATTTCTGTGCTCAACACCTCAGTGGCTCCACTTCTGAATCCTTTTATCTACACCTTGAGGAATCAGCAAGTGAAAACGGCATTTGTTAATACAATACACAGGATTGCATCTTTCTCAAAGAAATGA